The [Clostridium] scindens ATCC 35704 nucleotide sequence TGCGGCGAAGATTGACGGTTGTGGAAATATCAGGACATTTTTTAAGGTCGTGCTGCCGATGGTAAAATCATCCGTGCTGGCATTGTCCATATTTACCTTTGTGGGCGCATGGAACAACTTTATCTGGCCCCTGGTGGCGTGTACAAAGCAAGAGATGAAGACCCTGCCTCTGGCGCTGAGTCTTATGAAGACCCAGTTCAATACGGACGTAGGGCTTACGATGGCCTGCGCTGTGGTGAATTTCCTGCCGCCCTTTATTTTCTATGTATTCATGCAGGGCAAGTTTAAAGAAGGCATCGCGCTTAGCGGTATAAAGGGATGATGGCAGTTTTAAAGTTCCGTGGCTTCTTCCAGCAGCGATATGCTATAATAGAAGCATGTCAAAGATTATATATGTAAACAATATTCCGGTCACAATCGAATACAGAAAAGTAAAGAATATCAATCTCTATATCAAGCCGCCGGATGCGCAGGTGCTGATCACCGCGCCGCCACACGCGTCTGAAAGGAGAATCAGGGATTTTGCAAAGGGAAAGGCTCAGTGGATTGAAAAGAGCCGGAAGCGCATGCTTGATTCCCTTGAGGGCAGGGCGGAGGAAACTTCCAGATCGATCACCGATGCGCAGTTAGGAAGGCTTGTGGATAAGGTAGAAGAATATGCCCGGATATGGGAGCCAGTGATGGGCGTGAATGCTACCAACTGGACCTTCCGGTACATGAAGACCCGGTGGGGCAGCTGCACGGTGAATACCGGACGCATACGGATTAATACGAGGCTGGCCTT carries:
- a CDS encoding M48 family metallopeptidase; the encoded protein is MSKIIYVNNIPVTIEYRKVKNINLYIKPPDAQVLITAPPHASERRIRDFAKGKAQWIEKSRKRMLDSLEGRAEETSRSITDAQLGRLVDKVEEYARIWEPVMGVNATNWTFRYMKTRWGSCTVNTGRIRINTRLAFYPDECLEYIVVHELCHLIEPSHNKRFHAYMTKFLPDWKIRKKKLCQ